In the genome of Methylophaga nitratireducenticrescens, one region contains:
- the metG gene encoding methionine--tRNA ligase: MQRKILVTSALPYANGSVHLGHLVEYIQTDIWVRFQKMRGHECHYVCADDAHGTPIMLRAQNEGITPEQLIADISKEHQADFAEFAIGFDNYHSTHSDENRQLASQIYLANRDAGHIESRTISQAYDPEKEMFLPDRFIRGECPKCGAADQYGDSCEACGATYDPTELKNPVSAVSGATPITKESKHYFFKLGNFEPMLREWTQGDHLQAEVGRKLGEWFDSGLQDWDISRDAPYFGFEIPDAPNKFFYVWLDAPIGYLASFKNYCDRTGVDFNEFMRADSPTEMVHFIGKDIIYFHALFWPAMLKGAGFRLPNRVYAHGFLTVDGKKMSKSRGTFIKARTYLNHLNPEYLRYYFAAKLNNTIEDIDLSLEDFQSRINSDLVGKVVNIASRCAGFINKRFDGKLSDALADEVLFKAFTDQAESIAKRYDNREFAQAMREIMALADKANQYIDERKPWVLAKEEGKEAEVQAVCSMGINLFRVLIAYLKPVLPRTAEQAEAFLKIDALQWTDIEKPLLSHNIEPFKPLMTRVEQDKIDAIIKESKENMTATATPVKTAENIDPIADEIQFDDFAKIDLRIAKIVNAEHVEGAEKLLKLTLDIGLAEKQVFAGIKSAYAPEDLVGKLTVMVANLAPRKMRFGLSEGMVLAAGPGGKDLYILNPDAGAQPGMRVK; the protein is encoded by the coding sequence ATGCAACGAAAGATTCTGGTCACCAGCGCGCTTCCCTATGCCAACGGTTCTGTCCATTTGGGACATCTTGTTGAATATATTCAGACAGATATCTGGGTGCGTTTTCAAAAAATGCGAGGCCACGAATGTCATTATGTGTGCGCCGATGATGCCCATGGCACGCCAATTATGTTGCGCGCACAAAATGAGGGTATTACCCCTGAACAATTAATTGCCGACATCAGCAAGGAACATCAGGCGGATTTTGCCGAATTTGCGATTGGCTTTGATAACTATCACAGTACTCATAGTGATGAAAACCGCCAACTGGCCAGTCAGATTTATCTGGCAAATCGTGATGCCGGACATATCGAAAGTCGCACCATCAGTCAGGCCTATGACCCAGAAAAAGAAATGTTCTTACCGGATCGTTTTATCCGCGGTGAATGCCCCAAATGTGGTGCGGCCGATCAATATGGTGATAGTTGTGAAGCCTGCGGTGCCACATATGATCCAACCGAATTAAAAAATCCTGTATCAGCCGTTTCTGGCGCTACTCCCATCACTAAAGAGTCTAAGCACTATTTCTTCAAACTGGGTAATTTTGAACCAATGCTGCGGGAATGGACTCAGGGCGATCATTTACAGGCTGAAGTGGGACGCAAACTCGGTGAATGGTTTGACAGCGGTCTGCAGGATTGGGATATCTCACGTGATGCACCCTACTTTGGTTTTGAGATACCGGATGCACCGAACAAGTTTTTCTATGTGTGGCTGGATGCACCGATTGGCTATTTAGCCAGCTTCAAAAACTACTGTGATCGCACCGGTGTGGATTTTAATGAATTTATGCGTGCCGACAGCCCTACAGAAATGGTGCACTTTATCGGCAAGGATATTATTTATTTTCACGCACTGTTCTGGCCAGCCATGCTTAAGGGTGCCGGTTTCAGATTACCAAACCGTGTCTACGCGCATGGCTTTCTTACCGTTGATGGTAAAAAAATGTCCAAGTCACGCGGCACCTTTATCAAGGCCCGCACTTATCTGAATCATCTCAATCCGGAATATCTGCGTTATTACTTTGCTGCCAAGCTGAATAACACTATTGAAGATATCGATTTGAGTCTGGAAGATTTTCAGAGCCGTATTAACTCCGACCTGGTGGGTAAAGTAGTCAATATTGCCAGCCGCTGTGCCGGTTTTATCAATAAACGTTTTGACGGCAAGTTAAGTGATGCATTGGCTGATGAGGTTTTATTTAAAGCCTTTACCGATCAAGCAGAATCCATTGCCAAACGTTATGACAATCGCGAGTTTGCTCAGGCGATGCGTGAAATCATGGCGCTGGCGGACAAAGCCAACCAGTATATCGATGAACGTAAACCCTGGGTGTTAGCGAAAGAAGAAGGTAAAGAGGCTGAAGTTCAGGCCGTGTGCAGCATGGGCATTAATCTGTTCAGAGTGCTGATAGCCTACCTTAAGCCGGTATTACCTCGCACAGCTGAACAGGCTGAAGCTTTTCTAAAAATTGATGCATTACAGTGGACTGATATCGAAAAGCCATTATTAAGTCATAACATTGAACCGTTCAAACCATTAATGACTCGGGTCGAACAGGACAAGATTGACGCCATCATCAAGGAATCCAAAGAAAATATGACTGCCACGGCGACACCCGTAAAAACAGCTGAAAACATTGATCCGATTGCCGATGAAATCCAGTTTGATGACTTTGCCAAAATTGATTTGCGTATTGCCAAAATCGTCAATGCTGAACATGTCGAAGGCGCTGAAAAACTGCTGAAGCTGACGTTGGATATCGGACTGGCTGAAAAACAGGTATTTGCTGGCATTAAATCTGCTTATGCTCCTGAAGATCTGGTCGGTAAATTAACGGTAATGGTGGCCAATCTGGCACCACGCAAAATGCGGTTTGGATTGTCTGAAGGTATGGTGCTCGCTGCGG